The following coding sequences are from one Leptolyngbya sp. NIES-3755 window:
- a CDS encoding unknown protein (similar to AA sequence:cyanobase_aa:gsr2619), with amino-acid sequence MPEIVEIPIELTRFQLPEAVEARLQFLLDRQDEGHLLSQAERQEAEGLIELAEFLSLLRLRSIQVMKR; translated from the coding sequence ATGCCTGAGATTGTCGAGATTCCGATCGAACTCACTCGCTTCCAACTTCCCGAAGCGGTTGAAGCTCGTTTGCAATTTTTACTCGATCGACAAGATGAAGGGCACTTATTATCTCAAGCCGAACGGCAAGAGGCAGAAGGACTGATTGAATTGGCAGAATTTTTATCTTTACTGCGTTTGCGATCGATACAGGTGATGAAGCGATAA